In Mytilus edulis chromosome 13, xbMytEdul2.2, whole genome shotgun sequence, a single window of DNA contains:
- the LOC139502105 gene encoding ATP-binding cassette sub-family F member 3-like isoform X2 — translation MEWGDMGSVSHEKHIGNISGYGMGNMGSAVDQTKLAKAEQQIQKKITRKTESKTTKKTAEKEEEMASASQQFNRKDTKFDASGQNRSLDIKIDDFDISFGEKQLIKGASIQLLSGRRYGFVGRNGLGKTTLLKLLSRGHLKIPSHISILHVEQEVVGDQTIALDSVLECDEERNRLLKEEKEINATLSSSPTKTDAGVSTRLSEIYQQLEAMEADKAPAKAAVILAGLGFTPKMQGQTTKEFSGGWRMRLALARALFTKPDLLLLDEPTNMLDMKAIIWLENYLQKWQTTMLVVSHDRMFLNAISTDILYLNNRLIETYRGNYDIFHKTREQRLINQQKEYEAQVQYREHLQVFIDRFRYNANRAASVQSKLKILEKLPPLIAVEKVSTVTFRFPECERLSPPILQLDEVGFYYSKDEVIFNSICVNADMESRICIVGENGAGKTTLLKILQGDLSPTSGICHTHRNLSIGYFSQHHVDQLEMDQTSLEMMAEKFPGNNSELYRNKLGQFGVSGDLVLRPVSSLSGGQKSRVAFAVLCMQNPNFLILDEPTNHLDMETIDALGHALLKFKGGVILVSHDERLIRMICKELWVVQGGTVRTLEGGFEEYKHIVEKELEMNC, via the exons ATGGAATGGGGGGATATGGGTTCAGTAAGTCATGAAAAACACATAGGAAATATATCTGGGTATGGAATGGGGAATATGGGTTCA GCTGTGGATCAAACGAAATTAGCGAAAGCTGAACAACAAATTCAAAAAAAGATCACACGGAAGACAGAATCCAAAACTACTAAAAAAACAGCTGAGAAAGA AGAGGAAATGGCCAGTGCGAGTCAGCAGTTCAACAGAAAAGATACCAAATTTGATGCCTCTGGTCAAAACAGATCTTTGGATATTAAAATTGACGATTTCGATATATCATTTGGTGAAAA acAACTTATAAAAGGAGCATCTATACAATTGTTGTCTGGTAGAAGATATGGATTTGTAGGCAGAAATGGATTGGGTAAAACAACTCTCCTCAAATTATTGTCAAG AGGTCATTTAAAGATTCCATCACATATATCCATACTTCACGTAGAACAAGAAGTGGTTGGCGACCAAACGATTGCTTTAGACAGTGTGTTAGAATGTGACGAAGAAAGAAATCGATTGttgaaagaagaaaaagaaataaatgccACATTAAGTTCTag TCCCACTAAAACAGATGCCGGTGTATCAACCAGACTAAGTGAGATATACCAACAACTAGAGGCCATGGAGGCAGACAAAGCGCCAGCTAAAGCTGCAGTAATCCTAGCTGGTCTCGGATTCACACCAAAGATGCAGGGACAGACTACAAA GGAATTTTCTGGTGGTTGGAGAATGAGATTGGCTCTGGCAAGAGCTCTGTTTACAAA aCCAGATCTGTTGTTACTTGACG AACCTACAAACATGTTGGACATGAAAGCCATAATCTGGTTGGAAAACTATTTACAg aaatGGCAAACTACTATGTTAGTTGTATCTCACGACCGAATGTTCCTTAACGCAATATCTACAGACATTTTATACTTAAACAACCGTTTGATAGAAACATACCGAGGTAACTACGACATCTTTCATAAAACACGGGAGCAGAGACTTATAAACCAACAGAAAGAATATGAGGCACAAGTGCAATACAGAGAACATCTACAA GTGTTCATTGATAGATTTAGATATAATGCCAACCGAGCTGCATCTGTACAGAGTAAGctgaaaatattagaaaaatt ACCGCCATTAATAGCTGTTGAAAAAGTATCTACTGTCACTTTTAG ATTTCCAGAATGTGAAAGATTATCTCCCCCAATTTTACAGTTGGATGAAGTGGGATTCTACTACTCCAAAGATGAAGTTATATTTAATAGTATATGTGTCAATGCCGATATGGAATCTAGGATATGTATT gTAGGAGAAAATGGTGCTGGTAAAACAACTTTACTGAAAATTTTACAAGGAGACTTGTCCCCGACGTCGGGAATATGCCACACCCATAGAAATCTCAGTATAGGATACTTCAGTCAGCATCACGTCGACCAACTTGAAATGGATCAGACATCTTTAGAAATGATGGCAGAAAAGTTCCCTG GTAATAATTCAGAATTATATCGAAACAAGCTAGGTCAGTTTGGTGTGAGTGGTGATTTGGTCTTGAGACCGGTTTCAAGTTTATCTGGAGGACAGAAAAGTCGGGTGGCTTTTGCTGTACTGTGTATGCAGAA CCCAAACTTTTTAATCCTTGATGAACCTACTAATCATTTAGACATGGAAACCATTGATGCACTTGGGCATGCTCTACTCAAATTTAAG GGAGGTGTCATTTTAGTTTCTCACGACGAACGTTTGATAAGAATGATCTGCAAGGAATTATGGGTTGTCCAAGGAGGAACGGTTCGGACATTAGAAGGAGGCTTCGAGGAATACAAGCATATCGTAGAGAAGGAGTTAGAAATGAACTGTTGA
- the LOC139502105 gene encoding ATP-binding cassette sub-family F member 3-like isoform X1, producing the protein MADYEEVLTQCIPTIDDEIVTYVNSILEDSHDDFDDSDALFEAIGDVLMQTDISKSEDEIRQICKDLHDILIGSKTGTTAANITNGTRRMLNAPLQMSEMVKKEHDERTVTSSNIWLTKKDMGSAVDQTKLAKAEQQIQKKITRKTESKTTKKTAEKEEEMASASQQFNRKDTKFDASGQNRSLDIKIDDFDISFGEKQLIKGASIQLLSGRRYGFVGRNGLGKTTLLKLLSRGHLKIPSHISILHVEQEVVGDQTIALDSVLECDEERNRLLKEEKEINATLSSSPTKTDAGVSTRLSEIYQQLEAMEADKAPAKAAVILAGLGFTPKMQGQTTKEFSGGWRMRLALARALFTKPDLLLLDEPTNMLDMKAIIWLENYLQKWQTTMLVVSHDRMFLNAISTDILYLNNRLIETYRGNYDIFHKTREQRLINQQKEYEAQVQYREHLQVFIDRFRYNANRAASVQSKLKILEKLPPLIAVEKVSTVTFRFPECERLSPPILQLDEVGFYYSKDEVIFNSICVNADMESRICIVGENGAGKTTLLKILQGDLSPTSGICHTHRNLSIGYFSQHHVDQLEMDQTSLEMMAEKFPGNNSELYRNKLGQFGVSGDLVLRPVSSLSGGQKSRVAFAVLCMQNPNFLILDEPTNHLDMETIDALGHALLKFKGGVILVSHDERLIRMICKELWVVQGGTVRTLEGGFEEYKHIVEKELEMNC; encoded by the exons ATGGCGGACTACGAAGAAGTTTTGACGCAGTGTATTCCTACAATCGATGATGAGATAGTAACCTATGTTAATA GTATCCTTGAAGATAGCCATGATGATTTTGATGATTCCGATGCTTTGTTTGAGGCCATTGGTGATGTTCTCATGCAAACCGACATTAGCAAATCAGAAGATGAAATTAGACAGATTTGTAAAGATCTACATGATATTTTAATTGG GTCAAAAACTGGAACAACTGCAGCCAACATAACCAATGGCACACGTCGGATGCTAAATGCTCCTTTACAGATGTCCGAGATGGTGAAGAAGGAACATGATGAACGTACAGTTACCAGTAGTAATATATGGCTGACTAAAAAGGATATGGGTTCA GCTGTGGATCAAACGAAATTAGCGAAAGCTGAACAACAAATTCAAAAAAAGATCACACGGAAGACAGAATCCAAAACTACTAAAAAAACAGCTGAGAAAGA AGAGGAAATGGCCAGTGCGAGTCAGCAGTTCAACAGAAAAGATACCAAATTTGATGCCTCTGGTCAAAACAGATCTTTGGATATTAAAATTGACGATTTCGATATATCATTTGGTGAAAA acAACTTATAAAAGGAGCATCTATACAATTGTTGTCTGGTAGAAGATATGGATTTGTAGGCAGAAATGGATTGGGTAAAACAACTCTCCTCAAATTATTGTCAAG AGGTCATTTAAAGATTCCATCACATATATCCATACTTCACGTAGAACAAGAAGTGGTTGGCGACCAAACGATTGCTTTAGACAGTGTGTTAGAATGTGACGAAGAAAGAAATCGATTGttgaaagaagaaaaagaaataaatgccACATTAAGTTCTag TCCCACTAAAACAGATGCCGGTGTATCAACCAGACTAAGTGAGATATACCAACAACTAGAGGCCATGGAGGCAGACAAAGCGCCAGCTAAAGCTGCAGTAATCCTAGCTGGTCTCGGATTCACACCAAAGATGCAGGGACAGACTACAAA GGAATTTTCTGGTGGTTGGAGAATGAGATTGGCTCTGGCAAGAGCTCTGTTTACAAA aCCAGATCTGTTGTTACTTGACG AACCTACAAACATGTTGGACATGAAAGCCATAATCTGGTTGGAAAACTATTTACAg aaatGGCAAACTACTATGTTAGTTGTATCTCACGACCGAATGTTCCTTAACGCAATATCTACAGACATTTTATACTTAAACAACCGTTTGATAGAAACATACCGAGGTAACTACGACATCTTTCATAAAACACGGGAGCAGAGACTTATAAACCAACAGAAAGAATATGAGGCACAAGTGCAATACAGAGAACATCTACAA GTGTTCATTGATAGATTTAGATATAATGCCAACCGAGCTGCATCTGTACAGAGTAAGctgaaaatattagaaaaatt ACCGCCATTAATAGCTGTTGAAAAAGTATCTACTGTCACTTTTAG ATTTCCAGAATGTGAAAGATTATCTCCCCCAATTTTACAGTTGGATGAAGTGGGATTCTACTACTCCAAAGATGAAGTTATATTTAATAGTATATGTGTCAATGCCGATATGGAATCTAGGATATGTATT gTAGGAGAAAATGGTGCTGGTAAAACAACTTTACTGAAAATTTTACAAGGAGACTTGTCCCCGACGTCGGGAATATGCCACACCCATAGAAATCTCAGTATAGGATACTTCAGTCAGCATCACGTCGACCAACTTGAAATGGATCAGACATCTTTAGAAATGATGGCAGAAAAGTTCCCTG GTAATAATTCAGAATTATATCGAAACAAGCTAGGTCAGTTTGGTGTGAGTGGTGATTTGGTCTTGAGACCGGTTTCAAGTTTATCTGGAGGACAGAAAAGTCGGGTGGCTTTTGCTGTACTGTGTATGCAGAA CCCAAACTTTTTAATCCTTGATGAACCTACTAATCATTTAGACATGGAAACCATTGATGCACTTGGGCATGCTCTACTCAAATTTAAG GGAGGTGTCATTTTAGTTTCTCACGACGAACGTTTGATAAGAATGATCTGCAAGGAATTATGGGTTGTCCAAGGAGGAACGGTTCGGACATTAGAAGGAGGCTTCGAGGAATACAAGCATATCGTAGAGAAGGAGTTAGAAATGAACTGTTGA